A region of the Desulfosoma caldarium genome:
CCGTGGACCGGCGTTTTGAAAACGTGAACGTCTATCCCATGGGCCTGGAATTCAGAGAATGGTGGGTGCCGAAGGAAAAACAACGATACCAATAAAGGGTGCGCGTCGGCACCAACCTTTGTTTTTGTAGGAGCGGGAGAGCATGCGGGCGTATCTGGTTAAGAGGTTGTTGCAGATGATTCCGACGCTTTTGGGGATCACCTTTATCACCTTCTGCATCATCCAGCTGGCCCCGGGAAACCCCGCCATGCTCAAACTGCAAATGGCCACTCAGGGCGAAATGGCCGATACCGCTTACGCGAAACAGGTCATCGAACAGACGAAAAAACTTTACGGTTTGGATAAACCCCTGCCCGTTCAGTACCTGCTCTGGGTCAAGCGGGTCTTTACCCTGGACTTCGGCACATCATTTAAGGACCATCGACGAGTCATGGACAAGATCGCCGAGCGGCTTCCCGTGACCATACAGATCAACCTCATTTCCATCTTTCTCGTCTACCTTATCGCCATTCCCTTTGGCGTCTATTCCGCCACCCATCCGGACACCCTTCCGGACAAGGTCCTCACGCTGTTCTTTTTCTTCCTCTATTCCTTGCCCAACTTCTGGGTGGCCATGCTCTTGATCATGCTTTTCGGCGGTGGCGACTTTTGGGACATTTTTCCCATCTATGGCATTTCATCCATTGGCGCGGAAAACTGGCCTCTGTGGCGTCAGATACTGGATCGCCTTGAACACCTTGTGCTTCCCGTGGCTTGCTTGACCTACGGTGGGTTTGCCTACCTTTCGCGCCTGACGCGAGCGGAACTTTTGGAAGTGATTCGAGAAGACTACGTGCGCACGGCTCGAGCCAAAGGGTTGAGCGAGCGGGTGGTCGTTATGAAGCATGCCTTTCGCAATGCGCTCCTGCCCATCATCACTCTGTTGGCTTTCTTGCTTCCGGCCATGTTTGGTGGCAGTGTCATCATCGAAAGCATCTTTTCCATTCCCGGTATGGGGCAACTGGGTTTCGAGGCGGTGTTGTCCCGAGACTATCCGGTCATAATGGCCATCACGACCATTTCCGCGCTGCTCACTCTGATTGGGCTGCTGCTTTCAGACATTTTGTACGCCGTGTTGGATCCTCGCATCCAGTTGGACTGAAGAAATGTCGTACTGGAAAGTGGTCTGGCAACACTTCAGGAAAAAGCGCCGAGCCATGGCAGGCCTGTGGGTTTCCGTATTTATGGCAGTGGTGGCCCTCTTGGCCCCTATGCTGGCCAATGATCGGCCTATCGTGGCGTTCTGGCAAGGGCGCTTGGTTTTTCCCGTCTTTAACGAAAAACTTCGACCGAAAACGGGCCAATGGAAGGATTTATGGAATCCTGAGGTTTTTGTCTTTCAGAAACCTTTCGGCGACCCGCCATCCTGGGCTCTGTGGCCCCCGGTGCCTTACTCCCCATCGGAATACGATCTGCTGGAAAACCTGTCAGCCCCATCGCGCAAACACTGGTTCGGAACCGACGATCGAGGGCGCGACGTGCTGAGTCGCATGATTCATGGGGCCCGAATATCCTTGTCCGTAGGCTTTGTGGCCGTGAGCATCGCTTTGGTGATCGGCATCACCCTTGGGGGCCTCGCTGGCTACTTCGGCGGCTGGGTCGATGCGCTGATCAGCCGCCTCATCGAAATACTTTTAACCATTCCGACCTTTTTTCTCATCATCGCCATCATCGCCTTTTTGCCGCCAAGCATTTACAACATCATGGTGGTCATCGGACTGACGGGCTGGACGGGAGTGGCTCGGTTCGTGCGCGCCGAATTTTTTAAACTGAAGCGACTGGACTTTATTCAAGCCTCGGTGGCCTTGGGCGCGTCGCACCTGAGGATCATTTTCCTGCACATGCTCCCTAACGCCATGGCTCCTGTGCTGGTTTCCGCGGTCTTTGGCATTGCGGGAGCCATTTTGACGGAATCCAGTCTGAGTTTTCTCGGCTTCGGTGTGCCGCCTCCCACGCCCAGCTGGGGGGATATACTCAGCCAGAGCCGCGATTACATCGAATTTGCTTGGTGGCTGACCACGTTTCCGGGCGTGGCCATCTTTCTGGGCATCACGGCCTACAACCTGGTAGGGGAAGGCCTCAGAGACGCCATGGATCCCAAGCTCTTTGAATGACGGTGCCCAAGTGCCTTTGGGAAGGTGTCGAAGGAAAGGCACGATGAAGGGCTCAGCGGTTAATGAAAGAGTCCAAGCTTTGGACTTTCAAGGGAGAGGGCTTTGGCTAGGCGATAGATGCCCGAGCTTCAAGGACATCGCCCGTCTCATAAGGTCGAGCCAAGGCGTCCTCGGCAATGCTGTTAGAAGGTTATCCGCGAAGGCAACGTTTAGGGACGGCGCACGTTACAATGAGGGTATTCGGGAATCCAAAGGGGTGCGACCTCTCACTGGCCATGGCGCCATGCGCCGCTCCTAAAGAGTCAACCCGTAAGGTCAGCGTCGCGCGAGCTGCAAGGGGCGCTCCAAGACAGACTGCAGCCTGTGAGTCGTTCAACTTTGAAGGCGCGGTGCACGTTGGGAGAATGGAGCGATGCTTGCCACGCTCCCACAGAGTCAACACGTGAGGTCATCGTGCAAAGGAACTTGTTGCTATGCCTATAACGTCCCCTTTTGCGACTGTGGAAACGTCGGTCATCATGACGGTCAGCCAGCTGAACGCCCGCATCAAGGGTCTGCTGGAAGCCAACTTTCCCTACGTGTGGGTTCGCGGGGAAATCTCCAACCTGAAAATTCCCGCATCCGGGCACGCCTATTTCACGCTGAAAGACAAAAACAGCCAGATTCGAACGGTCATGTTTCGAACCCAGTACACACGGTTAAAGTTTCGCCCGGAAGACGGCATGGCGGTGCTGTGTCAGGGTCGGCTCAGCGTGTATGAACCCCGCGGGGAATACCAGATCATTGCCGACATTTTGGAACCTGAGGGTCTCGGAGCGCTGCAACTCGCCTTTGAGCAACTCAAGGAAAAGCTACTCAAAGAGGGGCTGTTTGATTCCGAGAGGAAACGTCCCTTACCGATGCGACCACAACGGATCGCCGTGATCACATCGTCCACGGGCGCAGCTGTGCGGGATATTTTGAAGGTCTTTCAACGCTGCCCTTATCCACTGACGGTAACTCTGCTGCCTGTGCGCGTGCAGGGAGAAGAAGCCGCGCCGGAAATCGCTCGAGCTCTGCAAGCGGTCTCAGCCTTGAAGGACACTTTTGGCTGGGACGTGGTGCTGCTGGGTCGAGGCGGTGGCAGCTTGGAAGATCTTTGGCCTTTCAATGAAGAAATGACAGCGCGGGCCATTGCCGCATGCACCGTTCCCGTGATTTCTGCTGTGGGCCATGAAATCGATGTGACCATTTCGGATATGGTGGCCGATTGGCGTGCGCCAACGCCCACGGCTGCCGCCCAGTGGGTGGTGAGTCGCCTAGAAGAGGTGGAACGGCGCTTGATGGATCAGGCCAAACGTTTGCATGCGGCCTGGACGGCTCGTGTGGACCGCCTGCGAACCGGCCTTGCCCACCTCGAAATCCGCCTGACCGATCCGCGCCGTCGCCTCGTGGACTGGCGCCTGGCCGTGGACGATCGGCTGGACCGCCTGGTTCGCGCCATGACTCATCGGCTGCATCTCTGGCGCATGCGCTCGAACCACGCAACGCAAAGACTGCAGCAGGTCCATCCCCAAAAACGGTTGGCCGACCTGTGTACTCGACTGGATCTTCTATCCCGGCGCCTGGTGGCGGAACATTTTCGGGCCATGGATCGGTGGCGTCTTCAGCTTCAGGGCGTAGCAGCTCGGTTGGAATCTTTGAGTCCCCTAGGGATCCTCGCCCGAGGATATTCGTTGACGTTCAAGTTGCCGGAAAAAATCCTGGTGCGCCGCGCGTCCCAAGTGCACTTTGGAGACATGGTGCGCATTCAACTGGCCGAAGGGCAGGTGAAAGCCCAGGTTGTGGAAATCAGCGAGAAGCCTTTGGTGGGGCAGGACGGGTCCAAGTCTTTGTAAAACTGCGCATCGTCACTGAGAAAGGATTTTCTATGGTGGGTGCTGAAGCTCAGAGCAGGACCAAAAGAAAAAAAACCGAAAATTTTGAAGAAGCCATGAAACGGCTGGAACAAATCGTGGAAAAGCTTGAGAAGGGAGATATGCCTCTGGAACAGGCGATAGAAGCCTTTACCGAAGGTGTGGGTCTTGTGCGTCTGTGCCACGAAAAACTGGAAGAAGCCGAAAAGAAAGTCCAAAAGCTGGTTCAGGGGGAAGACGGGCGGTGGATCACTACGCCCTTGGACAAGCCGCTGCAAAACAACGAATCCTAGGGGCGACTGCCCGGACCGTATCTTTTCGAGGCGACACGCAGGTCCTGATCAACCTGAAGGGCTCCCCGCTGACCGGCGCCTGAACACCTTGCAGAGAGTAGCTCTGCCGGTCCTTGCTTCCCGATGCAGGGGCTGTTCTAGGGTTTTGCTTTGCGGACTGGCAGAAGCGCCCCTGGGTTTTAAGAAAATTCGCCCCTGCCCAAAAAGGGCGCGCGCTTCAGTATCGGGAAAGAGCGCCGGGGCATGATCCCTTACCGGGCCTACTCTCACATCACCGCTTGTGATCGGTGCCGCGGAAAACAGATTTCCCACTGGCACGAAGGTCCCGTTCGTGATACAAGGAAGCCCAAACTTGAATAAAGAGGTTCTTTTTCCGTGGAATCCTTTGACCTTAAAGCTTACATGTTAGAAAAGTGCCAAGCAGTTGACGAAGCCCTGGAGCGTTTCTTTCCGGCGTCATCGGGCCTTGAAAAAACCGTGGTTGAGGCGGCCCGCTACAGTCTTTTTGCCGGAGGTAAAAGGATTCGGCCTATCTTGTGTTTGGCAGCCGCCGAAGTGGTAGAAGGATCGGCGAATGCCGTGATGCCGGCCGCATGTGCTTTAGAAATGGTGCACACCTATTCCTTGATTCATGACGATCTTCCGGTTATGGACAATGACGATTTTCGGCGAGGGCGGCCAACGAATCATCGGGTTTATGGGGAAGCCGTAGCGATTCTGGCCGGAGACCTGTTGCTTACAGAAGCCTTTGGCCTTCTCGCAGCGCCATCGGCCTTCGAAGCTGTCCCCGTTCCTGCCGAAAGACGCCTTCAGGCTGTAGCCATTCTGGCACGGGCTGCCGGAGTCCAGGGCATGATCGCTGGCCAGATCATCGATCTGGAATCTGAAACCCGTGAGGTGGACCTGACCACGGTGGAATACATGCACATCCGTAAAACGGGAGCGCTCATTAGCGCATCCTTGGAAATTGGGGCCGTACTTTCTGGAGCTTCGGCCGAGGCGTTGGAGGCCCTGAGCCGATACGGAAGGCATGTGGGTTTGGCTTTTCAGATTACGGACGATCTTCTGGATGTGGAAGGCGACCCCAAGGTCATGGGAAAATCCGCAGGATCCGATGCGGCAAAAAACAAAAAAACGTACCCGGCCCTCGTGGGCGTGGCTCTAACAAAAGAAATCGCTCAAAACCATGTTGAACGGGCCATAAAAGCGCTGGACGGCTTTGGACACCAAGCCGATCCCTTACGGGCTTTGGCACGCCATCTTTTGGTGCGAAAAGCCTGAGGCTCAATACCAGGAGACGGATCTTGGGAGCTTGTGAGAGGCCCCTGCCGCGTTGTTTCTGTAAGCGACAATAGATGGGAGGCAGGTATCGCAGCCTGGGCCGCTCCCCCGGTCTCTATCCCCGGGCAAGCTTCTCGCACAGCGCACCATGACATTATTGGGGATTGAAGGAGAATCCATTCGACGTGGAACGAAATTTTGACCCCAAACAAGTGTCCATTAAGATCGATACCCCTTTGCTGCAAACCATAGACTCGCCGGCGGACCTCAAGCGGCTGTCTATCAAGGAACTGGAAACCCTTGCCGAAGAAATTCGCCGGGTGATCATTCAGACCACCGCGTGCACCGGAGGCCACGTGGCCCCGAACCTCGGTGTGGTGGAACTGACCTTGGCCCTTCACTATGTGTTTGATGCGCCCACCGATCGCATCGTCTGGGATGTTGGGCATCAATGCTACACGCACAAGCTTGTCACGGGCCGGCGCGACCGCTTTCACACCCTACGCCAGTGGCAGGGCATCAGTGGATTTCCAAAGCGCGACGAGAGCCACTACGACGCCTTTGGAGCGGGCCACGCCAGCACGTCTATTTCCGCCGCTTTGGGTATGGCCAGCGCTAAGCACCTCAAAGGATGCCCGAGCCGCATCATCGCCGTCATCGGAGACGGCAGCATGACGGGGGGCATGGCCTTTGAGGCGCTCAATCACGCGGGGGACTTAGGCCGAGATCTTATCGTTGTGCTCAACGACAACGAAATGTCCATTTCTCCGAACGTGGGCGCTCTGTCTTCCTTCCTAAGCCGCAAGCTGTCCAGCCGCACGGTGATGAGCCTCAAACGGGAGGTGGAAAACACCCTCAAGGCCATTCCCGGCGTAGGATCCAATATCGTTCAGCTGCTCAAAAAAAGCGAAGAATCCTTCCTGTCGTTTTTCACGCCCGGCATGCTCTTTCAAGCGTTGCGTTTTCAATACATTGGCCCCATCAAGGGCCATCGGCTGGACCGGCTCATCGAAACCTTTAAAACCGCAAAATCCCTCAAGGGTCCCGTGCTCATTCACGTGGGGACCGTCAAAGGCAAAGGATATGAACCTGCGGAACGTGACCCGGCTCGGTTTCACGGCATCGGGTGTTTTGACCCCAAGACGGGGGAAACCAGGAAAGAAAACGTACCGTCCTACACGGCCGTCTTTGGCCGATGCCTTACAGAACTGGCCGAAAAGGATCCGCGCATCGTGGCCATCACTGCGGCCATGCCGCAAGGCACCGGGTTGGACGTTTTCGCGCAGGTCTATCCCAAGCGCTTCTTTGATGTGGGAATCGCCGAACAGCACGCCGTGACCTTTGCCGCCGGGCTCGCCGCCGAAGGGTATCGCCCGGTGGTGGCCGTGTATTCCACCTTTTTGCAGCGTGCCTACGACCAGATCGTTCATGACGTGTGCTTGCAAAAGCTTCCGGTCATTTTTGCCATGGATCGAGGCGGCCTTGTGGGCGAAGACGGCCCGACCCATCACGGCGTATTCGATATGGCCTACCTTCGACACATTCCTAACATGGTGGTCATGGCACCCAAGGATGAAAACGAGCTACGCCACATGCTCAAGACGGCCGTGCTGCAGCAGGGCCCCATTGCGCTCCGGTACCCTCGAGGCCAAGGTGTGGGCGTGCCATTGGATCCCGAACCGCATGCTCTTCCCATTGGAGTGGCGGAACTGCTTCGAGAGGGCGACCACGTGACACTTGTGGCCGTGGGAGCGATGGTCATGGAAGCCGTGGCGGCGGCCGAAATCCTTGCCCGTGAGGGCATCGAGGCGACGGTGATCAACGCGCGGTTCGTCAAGCCTCTGGACGTGCACCTTATCGGCCAATGGGCATCCAAGACGCCCTTGCTGGTCACGGTGGAAGAAAACGTGCGCCAGGGTGGTTTCGGAAGCGCCGTCTTGGAAGCGCTCAGCGAGGAAGGCCTGCTGCCTCGGCGCGTGCTTCGCCTTGGTATTCCCGATACCTTTATTCCGCATGGCCATTTGAAAAAGCTGCGCCGAGAATTAGGATTGGACGCAGAAGGCATCGCTCACAGCGTTCG
Encoded here:
- the xseA gene encoding exodeoxyribonuclease VII large subunit; the encoded protein is MPITSPFATVETSVIMTVSQLNARIKGLLEANFPYVWVRGEISNLKIPASGHAYFTLKDKNSQIRTVMFRTQYTRLKFRPEDGMAVLCQGRLSVYEPRGEYQIIADILEPEGLGALQLAFEQLKEKLLKEGLFDSERKRPLPMRPQRIAVITSSTGAAVRDILKVFQRCPYPLTVTLLPVRVQGEEAAPEIARALQAVSALKDTFGWDVVLLGRGGGSLEDLWPFNEEMTARAIAACTVPVISAVGHEIDVTISDMVADWRAPTPTAAAQWVVSRLEEVERRLMDQAKRLHAAWTARVDRLRTGLAHLEIRLTDPRRRLVDWRLAVDDRLDRLVRAMTHRLHLWRMRSNHATQRLQQVHPQKRLADLCTRLDLLSRRLVAEHFRAMDRWRLQLQGVAARLESLSPLGILARGYSLTFKLPEKILVRRASQVHFGDMVRIQLAEGQVKAQVVEISEKPLVGQDGSKSL
- a CDS encoding ABC transporter permease, which encodes MRAYLVKRLLQMIPTLLGITFITFCIIQLAPGNPAMLKLQMATQGEMADTAYAKQVIEQTKKLYGLDKPLPVQYLLWVKRVFTLDFGTSFKDHRRVMDKIAERLPVTIQINLISIFLVYLIAIPFGVYSATHPDTLPDKVLTLFFFFLYSLPNFWVAMLLIMLFGGGDFWDIFPIYGISSIGAENWPLWRQILDRLEHLVLPVACLTYGGFAYLSRLTRAELLEVIREDYVRTARAKGLSERVVVMKHAFRNALLPIITLLAFLLPAMFGGSVIIESIFSIPGMGQLGFEAVLSRDYPVIMAITTISALLTLIGLLLSDILYAVLDPRIQLD
- the xseB gene encoding exodeoxyribonuclease VII small subunit, which translates into the protein MVGAEAQSRTKRKKTENFEEAMKRLEQIVEKLEKGDMPLEQAIEAFTEGVGLVRLCHEKLEEAEKKVQKLVQGEDGRWITTPLDKPLQNNES
- a CDS encoding ABC transporter permease, yielding MSYWKVVWQHFRKKRRAMAGLWVSVFMAVVALLAPMLANDRPIVAFWQGRLVFPVFNEKLRPKTGQWKDLWNPEVFVFQKPFGDPPSWALWPPVPYSPSEYDLLENLSAPSRKHWFGTDDRGRDVLSRMIHGARISLSVGFVAVSIALVIGITLGGLAGYFGGWVDALISRLIEILLTIPTFFLIIAIIAFLPPSIYNIMVVIGLTGWTGVARFVRAEFFKLKRLDFIQASVALGASHLRIIFLHMLPNAMAPVLVSAVFGIAGAILTESSLSFLGFGVPPPTPSWGDILSQSRDYIEFAWWLTTFPGVAIFLGITAYNLVGEGLRDAMDPKLFE
- a CDS encoding farnesyl diphosphate synthase produces the protein MLEKCQAVDEALERFFPASSGLEKTVVEAARYSLFAGGKRIRPILCLAAAEVVEGSANAVMPAACALEMVHTYSLIHDDLPVMDNDDFRRGRPTNHRVYGEAVAILAGDLLLTEAFGLLAAPSAFEAVPVPAERRLQAVAILARAAGVQGMIAGQIIDLESETREVDLTTVEYMHIRKTGALISASLEIGAVLSGASAEALEALSRYGRHVGLAFQITDDLLDVEGDPKVMGKSAGSDAAKNKKTYPALVGVALTKEIAQNHVERAIKALDGFGHQADPLRALARHLLVRKA
- the dxs gene encoding 1-deoxy-D-xylulose-5-phosphate synthase, with protein sequence MLQTIDSPADLKRLSIKELETLAEEIRRVIIQTTACTGGHVAPNLGVVELTLALHYVFDAPTDRIVWDVGHQCYTHKLVTGRRDRFHTLRQWQGISGFPKRDESHYDAFGAGHASTSISAALGMASAKHLKGCPSRIIAVIGDGSMTGGMAFEALNHAGDLGRDLIVVLNDNEMSISPNVGALSSFLSRKLSSRTVMSLKREVENTLKAIPGVGSNIVQLLKKSEESFLSFFTPGMLFQALRFQYIGPIKGHRLDRLIETFKTAKSLKGPVLIHVGTVKGKGYEPAERDPARFHGIGCFDPKTGETRKENVPSYTAVFGRCLTELAEKDPRIVAITAAMPQGTGLDVFAQVYPKRFFDVGIAEQHAVTFAAGLAAEGYRPVVAVYSTFLQRAYDQIVHDVCLQKLPVIFAMDRGGLVGEDGPTHHGVFDMAYLRHIPNMVVMAPKDENELRHMLKTAVLQQGPIALRYPRGQGVGVPLDPEPHALPIGVAELLREGDHVTLVAVGAMVMEAVAAAEILAREGIEATVINARFVKPLDVHLIGQWASKTPLLVTVEENVRQGGFGSAVLEALSEEGLLPRRVLRLGIPDTFIPHGHLKKLRRELGLDAEGIAHSVRHALVATLPAIHEAPVRAIR